AACAGTGAACGATTAATGTGTTATGCGTGTTCAATGTACCTATTACAAGTGTAATCCGTTAAAATGACACGCACGACTAGGTAGATGAAACgagttatttgtaatattttggtaGGTGAATGGCTTTATAGCtgcatataaacaaaaaatataaagtaacgcACTGGCTGTACGGTATGCGGTTCTTTGACATTTGtcgcaaaaaaatatctatttaaaaatatggaaaaaaaaactgcaaatcgtaaaaattatttatgtatagtatGTTGATAGGTAAATGTGCTTGTCAATGTTCTGAGTAAATGATGTACGCTGCTCAATTTCGACCAATGGTAAGtagtaataagttttttttttttggagggTAGCTGATACACGAGTCAGTGGGATTCTGTAtttaaaccttttaaaaaaaatcaggaaatctctatattactataattcCTATTGAATTGTGTTCTGTATATTCTTAGTGGTGTCGGTAAGTGTTTTGTGTATTAATTAGTCCTTGTTACTATCTCATATAGTAACAATGGACATATCACCTCGGACCCCCCCGATCCCCCGGATATTTCCCAAACGGTTGCTATGGATGTTATTTCCTCCCTGCACCCTGATACTAGTGTGGCTAGACAATCGGCCTATAAACGCCAAAGCGATGACTCCTCGGAGACAATCATCCCTACCAAAAAAACTAGTTCAGCACAACCGGTCCTTGAATGCCCTTCCATTCAAACCTCATTCACTCACACAAGTTACAAGGAACTTTTGAGTTCTTACCCTGATTCAAGCACAGGACCATTTATCGTTCATGTGTCTCGTGTTGAAACTGATCCTTCATCTGGATCGACCATCAGACCCATTAATTTTGGCCAGTTTTTGTTCAAGcataaaataccaaacataatgaaaaatgCGGTAAAAAAAGTGGGTCGCAATAGAATTTCTATTGAATTTCTTACTGCTGTTGAcgcaaataattttttaattaatcctaCTTTATCActcaataattatgtttcttCAATCCCCTCATACAATGTGACCCGGTTGGGAGTAGTTCGAGGAATTCCTGTTGAGGTTTCCATGGATGACTTCATTAAATACATAGAAGTTCCAGATGGATGTGGTAAAGCGATTAAAGCGAGACGACTCAGCAGAAAGGTAATTACAGATGGTGCTCCTAGTTGGCTACCAACTCAAACTATTGTAATTACATTTCTGTCACAAAAATTACCCTCTTACGTATATTACTTCTATAACTCTCTTCCTGtggatatatatatacttcCCACAATTCAATGTCTTAACTGCTGCGGTTTTGGTCACATTAAAAATCCAATGTCGGTCAAAAACTAGATGTTATAAATGTTCTCTTCCACACCCAGGTGACTCATGCTCGGTGGACATGCAATCTGCTAAATGTACTTCCTGTTCTGGTAGTCATTTTGCCACACACAAAAGCTGTCCTGAACAtgacagacaaaaaaatataaaaatgctcaTGTCTAGGGACAATGTGTCTTACGACATGGCATCCTCCCATTTTAAACCTAATAACTCTTATTCACAAGCTATCAAAGCTGCTCCTAATCTATCTTCCCCAATTAATATGCCTTCTCCTTCACCCAATAATTCACCTCCTGAACGTTCTTCATACAATAAAACTACTTTCTCCTCCACTCGATCCCGAGCCCCATTAGGTAAGAGCTATAATAGAGTGTTACATTCTGATATTACTTCTGATCCTGCCTCTTCACAACCAAATGGCTGCGCTTTGAATACTCCTGTAGATGACTCTCTCCCAGAAAGTAACCTTCTAGAAGGTCTTATAAATCTAGTATTCACTATTATATCCACATATTCTGATTGCTTACCGACCAACGTTgccaataaattacaattaattttttccCTTGTTAACAATGGATCCAATAAAGATTCTTCAGTGGAACAGTAAGAGTATCCGCAataagaatcatgaaatttctcttaTGATTTCTAAATATTCCCCATCTATCCTTGCTATTTCCGAGACTTGGCTTGTCCCCGGCTCTCATTTTCGAGTCCCTGGGTTTGCAGGTTTTCGGGATGACAGGGACGATGGCTATGGGGGAAGTGCTTTATTTGTAAGTCAGTCCCTCATTTATACCCAGTTAGCTGTTCCTCCTCATAGTCAAAACTTTAATGTCGTGGCTGTGAGGTGTTTTAACATttcttttgtttctatttacatCCCTCATCCTTCTTCCTTCGTATTCCTTGAACTTCGTTCTATTTTATCTTCCCTCCTAGTCCTATTATAATCATGGGCGATTTTAATTGCCACCATACATCATGGGGGTCCTATCGGTGTGACCGTGTCTCCTTTCCTCTTCTCGAAATATtggatgattttaatttttgtgttatcAATGATGGGTCTCCTACCCGTCGTGTTTAACCTTCTCAGAATCCAAAGAGTGTTGTAGATTTATCCATTTGTTCTGCATCTCTTGCGTCTCTACTACATTGGGAAATAAGTCCCCACAGTTTTAGCAGTGACCATTTTCCAATTGTTATCTCCGTCCCACTTAATTTTCCTCTTCAAAATCCCTTCTCCCCTCTCCTCAAATATCGTTTATCTGGGGCTGACTGGCCATCATATGTAGCATCCCTCGATTctcaattaaatgttatatctgGCAATAGTAATTTACACCCTTTAGatgcatataataaattagttgaGGCGATTTCTTCGTCTGCAGACTCTCACATTCCACTTAAAAAAGGCAAATCATCCAAAAAGTCGCCGCCATGGTGGGATGCAGAGTGCACGAGCATTATTCACCAACGCCACAAagctgaaattaaatataactcttCAATGACGACAGAgaatttcatttcttttcaaCAAATGTCGGCCCGTTCCCGCAGATTATTATCCCTTAAAAAAAAGCAGGGTTGGATGCGGTTTTGCGAAAGTCTGTCACCCAAATTCCCTTCATCATATGTTTGGAGTCAAATAAAAAGGTTTAGATCTGCCCGTAATTTTTCTAATACCCCATCCAATGATCCTTCCACTTGGATCGACTCATTTGCTTCTAAAATTGCCCCTCCTTCAGTCCCAGACTTTTCCTGTCTTCCCCTCTTATATCCTCCTCTTCCTTCAACTCACCCCTAGCATCCCCATTTTCGTTTGAAGAATTGCAATTGTCTTTAGACGGCCTTGTCGACTCTTCTCCTGGGCTTGATGGCATTCCCTATTCATTCTTGACAAGAGCTAATGATAACTGCAAACAGTTTTACCTAAAActgattaatcatttttttgaaACTGGTGTTGTTCCCGATGCATGgaaaacacaaattattgtACCTCTTCTCAAACCAGGTAAAAATCCTCTTCACTCTTCTTCATATAGACCCATAGCCCTCTCCtctatattacttaaaatttcagAACATTTGCTCAAACATCGATTGGATTGGTTCATGGAGAACTCAGGCAAATTGTCAGATACGCAGTTTGGATTCAGGAAAGGAATGAGTACTCTAGACAGTCTTAGCATTCTTACAACTGATATTTACCGCTCTTTCCAAAACAAAGAAGTACTTTTAGGTGTCTTTTTAGACATCACTTCTGCATATGATAATGTTCTTCTTCCGGTTCTCAGAGAAAAACTTCTAAAGCTGAGTGTCCCTGAGAAGATggtacatttcatatttaatttgatgacgAGCAGATCAGtggtaattaaaatcaataacacaTTCTTACCCCTAGAACTGTCTGGAAAGGCCTACCTCAAGGTTCAGTACTGAGTCCTCTGCTTTACAACATTTATACCTATGATCTTGATGTAGTGGTGAACAGTTACTGTCAAGTCCTACAATACGCAGATGACCTCGTACTTTACTCATCTTCCAAATTTATCCACTGTGTAGAATCTGACTTAAACCAGGCACTAGCATATCTGGGTGATTGGTTAAATGTTCATGGTCTCACCCTATCAACATCAAAATGCAATTCAGtgttgtttacaaaaaaaagaaatattcccCCTGTTAAAATCCTTATTGATGACGAAGTCATTACTCAGGTCTATCAAACAAAATTTCTAGGCATTATACTAGATTCGAGGATGACCGGTATCCCCCATTGCCTTTACATTTcccaaaaatgtgaaaaaatgaTTAACATCTTGCGTTCCCTGTCTGGAGTTTGGTGGGGGTCACATCCTTACTCTCAAAAATTGCTATACAATGCAATTATCAGAAGTCACCTGGATTACGGTTGTTTTCTGCTAGACCATTGTAATAAGGCAGGTTTGAATAGTTTGGATAAAATACAAGCTAGATGTTTACGTATAATTATGGGGGCTATGAAATCTACTCCTATCAATGCCATGCAAGTGGAGTGCGTTGAACCCCCCCTTCATATCCGTCGCCAGTACCTGTCTGAcagattttttctttaaaattgttcAATCTACTTCTCACCCTCTTTTAGATAAACTTAGAACTCTTTCACAGTCACTTCCAAGTAATCCACGGTCCATGCCTTGTCTTCTTCTTAGTTTCCGCAGTTTTTCTCAATTATCTTGCCCAACGTTCCAATCCTCACTTAGTCCTTTGTACTCCCTTCCTTATAAGGCCCTAATTTTTAAACCCTCTGTCCTTCTCAATTTCGGCATAAATAAAGGTACAATTGAggcaaacattgtttttaatgagatattgaattcaaaatggGAGGGTTGGTTACCAATGTTTTGCGATGCCTCTAAATTATCAGATGACGCGTGCGTGGGTTCGGCTGTTTGGATTCCTAATTCACGCATCatactttcttttaaatctCCTCCCTGTACCTCTGTATTTACAGGGGAATCTATAGCAATACTTGAAGCTGTTCGATTTGCCCAATCGCATAAATTagataaatctataatttttccGACTCTTTAAGTAGTCTTCAGGCCATAATGTCCAATCCATTCCGCTCCAAATCTAAATTCCCTATTACCTTGAAAATAAGACAGACATTGTTTGAGTGTGCTCTACATAACCTTAAAATAGTACTGGCCTGGATTCCAGGCCATGAAGGGATTCATGGCAATGAAACTGTGGACTCCTGTGCAAAATTTGCGACTCAGAGTGGTTCCTTGGAATACTACAATTACTTCAGCCAAGACTTATGTCTTTTGTCCCGTACTCGACTAACTCGCACATGGAATGAGCAGTGGCGGGTATCTAAATCGGTGAAGGGAAAATACTATGGAGACATTGTTCCAGATATCCCAGTCAAACCATGGTTTTTCAAGTTCCGTCAATTGGAGAAAACTGCTATTTCCACTATCTGTCGTCTTCGTTTCGGCCATGCATGCACCCCGATTCATCTGGCAAAATTAAGGGTTAGAGACCATTCACTTTGTGAATGTGGCTTGGAGGAAGGAAGCGCCGatcatttattctttaattGTCCCAAATTACGAtattagtgttgcccaaatgcaagaacaagacgagacttagccagtcttggtcttggtcttgcgccaatacacctgatcttggtcttggtcttggtcttgcgctcccagtcttggtcttagtcttggtcttgcagcaagagtcttgcaagtcttgcaattacctattagtctattactatttattaaagtttactttaaatcttagaaaaacgtattagaattggaacattgtgagcttgaattaacatagccatagtaaagatcaagcagattaataaataactgaagatttgataagaaattcgaaaaatcaactgacctatatgtcgttttccatggaagtaactgtttcttaataaacatttatgatttataagcttacatttgctaaaacatgtaaaaacaaattaattacaataacttgactgtattttaaagaacaatacttatctgtctagaaagagattgaaccttcaacttataagaaatttatttatttactcttaaaattcgaaattattttgcatgagtatacctacgccctatggcggcaatcaaatagtgtcaaatgttatgatttcggcgtggcggcaacgattgttttagatttcaaaagaagccgccggcgcgtgtatcataaccatgtacttccgaaaagcggcaaatttctttgagaagtaagtacaaaacctttgatgccgcattatcaaagtgccgatggttaaaacatagctatgcatgcactcagtttgattttaatagatatgtttttattcgctatgtttatggtattagtcgtaatgcgcataggtccagtttttcatattctttgatacagtttttgcgtctcatagaattcctaagcgtacctacctatacaccgaactgttacacctaactactcagtgaaatagcgctagagtcctagctgcaagacgcaagagtcttgcaggctatgtcttgttcttgctcaagtcttgcacggtcagtcttggtcttggtcttgctaaaaatacgcggtcttgttcttggtcttggtcttgcaaaaacgcaagaacaagaccaagactgcaagaccaagactgaatttgggcaacactataCGATATCCCCTATATAATATTCTTCCTGATAACGTCTCCCGCCCCACTAGTTTCAAGTGTATCCTCTCCTTAGTAGACTCTCCCTTTGTTAGACAGCtatgtaaatttatagaaattaacaaaataaagttataacataGGTAACTGTCTAAGTCTAAAGTCCTTTCTAACTTTTTAGTCATAAGTGTCAAATGTTTCTGTACGTTTAGTTATATCTAATGCAtgtggtgttatttatttattggtttgaaataatatttatatgcgtGATGTCTACTTATCATATACATGTTGTTGTAGATCACTAACATTTGGGGAAAACATCAATTCAATACGCTACGAGGGAAAAAAAGAGAGTCAACTGTCACTCAATAACTGTCTTAACGTAGTGGTTATATCCTATGGAACTGTCAAATCCCCTTCGTTTATCTTCTCCCATTAACAAAAGTCTTCATCATAAAGACATTCAACTTTAATACCCAGATTAATACCTCAGTAATCTGCAGTCTGAAACAACGTGACATTGGCGGAATAGCTTCATAATCAAGCTCGTCGCCAGTAatcaaagaagaagaagaagaagaagaagaagtagtaataattctttaaatttaGGTCCTTATCTATgatctacatacatattatatttattacgagTTACGACCGCCGAGCAATAAACAACTAGAAAGATCTTTCATAGACACGAAAATGGACggtaaaaaatatcaatcaattaaaactatttcCCTGACGGTCACCGCGCGTCATCGACGAACAATGGAAAAAACGTAAAGGCTTTTTATATACGGGGCGAAAAAACCTTTTATAAACATGTGAGTACCTATAGCTTtcacattgaattaaaaatatgaattttcttAATTAAGAACCGTGATGACATGACTGCTTACGTACGTATTGTAGgtactttgtatttttaaattgtatttgatgAAGTAGTTCTTTGTGGTtcctacataaaataaattgggaCAGTTTTTACTTGCGACAACTTGAAAACCACTTTCtaaatttgttagtttttttttattattgccctagtaggcaaacgagcaagcggacCGCCTGATGCTAAGCAGTATCCGTCGCCCATGGACTACAATgtcagaggcacagccaagctgTTGCTTAACGCTAAGCAATAGAAGCATTTCTTTTTCAGGATATGATGATTGCTAAAAttgatcttttttatttaacaccaaTTCATAAAATAACGTATAGTTAAAATGATAACTAAGAATTGAATAGGTAGGTACATGATACTtccttaaattttaaaatttgttgacCACAGATAGCTATTGCCTATAACCCTTGCGACTTAACTGTACATCTCGCCGCGCCGTTTGTTAAAAAAGTTAATGtcgtgaatttattttttacgatttatttattgcaattgatTGACAAGACGAGCATGTCGCTAGCCTGACGGTAAGGTTGCATGGGGTGTTTTTTATCATGTGTTTTTGGTgtacctatttttaataataccttATCGTGAAGACAAAATGCCAATTTACATCAAACCTTAGTTTTCCTTGTGAATATAAATTGCGTACCTTGTTTACGAAAGTAGAACAAAATTCCGTTTTCTACTGTTGTGGACACGTATAAggaaaacaaaatttacaaacaagCCAGGCATGAGATTTTCCAGACCTCAAATAACAGAATGCGCCACAACTTTGGTAAGCCattatatcgtcgttgtaggtggagaactaaataactcggtttttggccattttggactttcatcacttttgtgttgcccaaaacatggcgcatattttggcctaacaagcatttcattatattatcccgtttcgaaattatagctatttttatgttaaaagtggagaaataaatatatttatataatatatattttgttgtagaaaaagtaaataattaaataataaaatcaataaactgcgacttataatctgttcaatagtaaagaaattaaataaaatgagttgtttaattcttcctcgagtctattgtttgtaaacaaaattaatcaagtgtgtagaagaactaaacaacttgatttgtttaatttagacattgaaaatcctaatggtattcactttaataaactctataattgtaattatttaaccttataattactttaccatatggtttctagtgtggcaaaactaaataactatacgagttatttaatttatttcagcaaacttacaaaacattgttgtggcagaattaaataagaagtttttatttttttatatttttattcttgaggtcagagatttttttgttaatgcataatataatagataataagacccaatatatataaaaataccgacattaaaattattcatagtttttagtaatgcttaaaaataacgaaaaaaaacagttaatcgcgtttttctcgaaactagaaattttgagttatttagttctccacctacaacgacgatattaTACTGCTTTGCTCATTGTCATAACTCATAACCCAgaaaaacacaaacaatttcCACCGTgttaaatacaacataaagcAATGTCGAAAAATTGGCTACCCGCTAGTTTGAAAACAGGTACATTGTTACCACTACCATACAAATACCTACAACAAATTTTATCGACAAAGATCCTTGATGTAAGGAAACTGTAGTTAAAACAGCTAACGcaacttaaaacaaatataccaCCATGTTAAACAACACAAAGTTAAGTCATTAATCGTGACATCCCAATAGGGAACTCCAGTATACAATACTGGATACTACCACAAAGAATTCCATCATGTTAGCGACACTGGACAACACAAAACGACGTGGATACCTGAAGGTTGGTGCCAAGTGTGTTTATGGCGCTATTCACAGCAGTGGACGCGGTGGTAATGCTCGTGTTAACCGTTGTTCCTATTGTGCCGACCAATGTTGTCACAAATGTAAGCCATTGTGCTATcgtccaataaaaaaatacatagttgcATCGTGAACTTAATTATGCATTATCGTATTTTGTTTGGAAACAGAAAAAATCTACATGGGATTTGAAACTAAAGTAGTAAGTAAAAATCTCATGATTATTGTAATAAGATATAGGAAGAACTACTTGAACTTACTTACTTTAAGAGTTAATTGAAAAGGCAAGTAAAACGTTAACGAGAAAAGAGTTtggtaaattgaaattataacttACCAgagttgttgttgttgttgttgccTTGATTTGGTCTTTGATGGAAACCACCTTTTTCTTGTCCAGCTTCATCTTTTTCGTCATAATTTTGTTCAAGTTCGGGTTTTACTTCTTGGGGTTTAACTGCTTCCAATTTTACCTCTTCCACCTTAACATCTTCAGGTTTGATCTCTTCCACCTTAACATCTTCAGGTTTGATCTCTTCAGCTTTGACCTCTTCAGGTTTATCCTCTTCCGACCTCACGGCTTCTACAACCGCTGTCTCAACGTCCTTTTGTTTATCAACAAGGGGCTGTTTTCCAGAAGCTTTTTAGTTGGATTAGAACTAGGCTCGGGCTTGACTGCGATTTCTTCTGGCTTTACAGGCCCTGGAACCACGTTGCTGCCTTGAGGTGCAGGGTTTGCTTGCGGCGCTTCTGCTGGCTTTTGGGTGGACTGAGCGCCCGGCCTTTGAATCAAGTTCACAATGCTTGTGATAATAGGGAAAGGTGGAATCCCGAATGGACCGGTGGGAGCTTGTGTGGGAGAGTCATTTTGCACATTCTGTGGTGTTTGGTTCGGGTTGAACAAGTTGTTGAAAGATGTCTGGATGTTTTGCCATGCTGATGGACGCGCTGTCGTTGCAGAACCGACAGGTGTGTCTGCTAGAGGAGTCGCTGCATTCTGTGGGAATAGATTTGGCAGGCTTGGGAGAGTAAAGTTCGGTCGATAGTCAACGACAAAATTGTTAACTGCTGTGCTCATGTTGTTCAAGCTGGTAGTCATCGAACTTTGCATGTTAGTCACTAATTGACCTAGTAGTTGTAATATGTTTGTTGGTTGAGCAGGTGCGGCTGTGGAGGATGAACCCGCGTTGCCCGCTTCATTCGTCCCTTCTTCCTTCAGAGTTGCAACTACCTGGACACCTTCGGATAAACTTTGGACTCCGGCCTTAAAATTGCTTTCCAAATTGTTGAGTCCGGCTTCGATATTTTGGATTTTCTTTTCAGCAGCCTTTTCCTCTTCCAGACTAAGTGGCTTGGAATCTGGCTTCAAAAGGAGTTGAAGCGTGTCATTGAGTTTTTGTAGTTGAGACGAGAAACTTTCCTGTAAATTATTGATACTGTTTTGGATGTTGTTAATCTGTTCATTATTCGCGTACCAATTTTGGATTCCGTTCGTTACGTCCTGGAAGCCTTCTTTTAATACAACTTTGGACTCTTGTATTTCTTCTTTCACTGAAGATACCATACGTTGCGCGTCTTCATAATATTCAGGGTTTTGGGTTTCGTGTTCCTGATGCTGCGGTGGGCCAGGATCCTTCAAGTCTACTAACAGCCTCTTAACCTCGATTTCTTCAGGTTCATCTTCAGTTGGCGCGTTGTTTACTACCGGCTGTACATCAACGATGACGGCGACGGGGATGTCCTCCACTTTCGCATTATTTTTCAGATTGTTCTCGACGTCGATGATCGTGTTAGCTGGCTCGACGAGTTCTGGCTCACTGGAGACGTTTTCTGCGGGTGGTTTTCCATCGTCAATGACGAGTTTCTTTTCCGACTGCACGTCGGGGAGCGACGCAGAGTGCGCGCCGACGGCGAGCAGCGCAAGTAGTATGGGCGCGTACAGTCTCATGGTAGTTGCGCGGCACACTAAGGCCTTCGGGTGGGGTTCCACATTTATACGAGCTGAGTAACGGTGCCCGCAGCCGCATGTTTACGCTTTCCGTCAGTTCGGACCGCGCTAAATGTTTTTGTCACTATTTGTGTTAAAGTACAGCGGGGTCTAGGCGTCCCGCGATACTTTGCTACCTGGTTACAATCACTATTTTGTTTTAGAGAAATGACACACTTAATCCGTAATTTTTTTGATCTGctcataaattttgttattttctacaaaattaaGGAAGA
The nucleotide sequence above comes from Manduca sexta isolate Smith_Timp_Sample1 chromosome 11, JHU_Msex_v1.0, whole genome shotgun sequence. Encoded proteins:
- the LOC115452672 gene encoding uncharacterized protein LOC115452672, with product MRLYAPILLALLAVGAHSASLPDVQSEKKLVIDDGKPPAENVSSEPELVEPANTIIDVENNLKNNAKVEDIPVAVIVDVQPVVNNAPTEDEPEEIEVKRLLVDLKDPGPPQHQEHETQNPEYYEDAQRMVSSVKEEIQESKVVLKEGFQDVTNGIQNWYANNEQINNIQNSINNLQESFSSQLQKLNDTLQLLLKPDSKPLSLEEEKAAEKKIQNIEAGLNNLESNFKAGVQSLSEGVQVVATLKEEGTNEAGNAGSSSTAAPAQPTNILQLLGQLVTNMQSSMTTSLNNMSTAVNNFVVDYRPNFTLPSLPNLFPQNAATPLADTPVGSATTARPSAWQNIQTSFNNLFNPNQTPQNVQNDSPTQAPTGPFGIPPFPIITSIVNLIQRPGAQSTQKPAEAPQANPAPQGSNVVPGPVKPEEIAVKPEPSSNPTKKLLENSPLLINKRTLRQRL